A region from the Triticum urartu cultivar G1812 chromosome 1, Tu2.1, whole genome shotgun sequence genome encodes:
- the LOC125537755 gene encoding beta-galactosidase 8-like — protein MTEQNNSGRNPEDRSASPLLRQRQATAAAPLPSPPLPTTSAPATAITPAHAAAGASSPCPWPNRAATQRLTLPRGTSWKESTNSAAAAGEQSSRVHWGQAMASAGGFGGLSLLLALSLCSALASTVHGEAPRRFWIEDDAFWKDGAPFQIVGGDVHYFRIVPEYWKDRLLRAKALGLNTIQTYVPWNLHEPEPQSWEFKGFADIESYLRLAQELEMLVMLRVGPYICGEWDLGGFPPWLLTIEPALKLRSSDATYLSLVERWWRVLLPKVAPLLYENGGPIIMVQIENEFGSFGDDKNYLHYLVQLARRYLGNDIVLYAVSLLIIFTTYYCLLNLLLIL, from the exons ATGACAGAGCAGAACAACAGCGGCCGGAACCCGGAAGACCGAAGTGCCAGTCCGCTTCTCCGTCAGCGTCAGGCAACCGCagccgcgcccctcccctcccctcccctacCTACCACCTCAGCGCCGGCGACCGCCATCACTCCGGCGCACGCGGCCGCGGGCGCCTCCTCCCCGTGCCCGTGGCCGAACCGAGCCGCCACCCAGCGCCTCACGCTTCCGCGCGGCACGAGCTGGAAAGAATCCACTAATTCAGCAGCAGCAGCGGGCGAGCAGTCGAGCAGAGTCCACTGGGGCCAAGCAATGGCCTCCGCCGGAGGCTTCGGGGGGCTCTCTCTTCTCCTCGCGCTGTCGCTGTGCTCCGCGCTCGCATCCACG GTCCACGGCGAGGCTCCGAGGAGGTTCTGGATCGAGGACGACGCCTTCTGGAAGGACGGGGCGCCGTTCCAGATCGTCGGCGGCGACGTGCACTACTTCCGCATTGTCCCCGAG TACTGGAAAGATCGCCTTTTAAGGGCTAAGGCACTAGGCCTGAACACAATCCAAACATATGTTCCTTGGAATTTGCACGAGCCGGAACCACAGAGCTGGGAATTCAAGGGCTTCGCTGACATTGAATCGTATCTAAGACTTGCTCAAGAATTAGAAATGCTCGTCATGCTTCGTGTAGGTCCATATATTTGTGGAG AATGGGATTTAGGGGGATTTCCACCATGGTTGCTCACCATAGAACCAGCCCTTAAACTACGATCATCAGACGCAACCTATCTTTCCTTG GTAGAGAGATGGTGGAGAGTCTTGCTCCCAAAAGTAGCACCACTGTTATACGAGAATGGAGGTCCAATTATCATGGTGCAG ATTGAAAATGAATTTGGTTCATTTGGAGATGACAAGAATTACCTTCATTACCTTGTTCAGTTGGCCAGACGATATCTGGGGAATGACATTGTTCTGTACGCAGTTTCCCTTCTCATAATTTTTACCACTTATTATTGTCTGCTAAATTTATTACTTATTCTATAG